In a single window of the Anaerocolumna cellulosilytica genome:
- a CDS encoding type II secretion system F family protein yields the protein MIGFMRILAFILYILGIFLLLKLEPLEVIQELSKLFDSKTHLKDRILLAQGRKKKNIFYLLIEETQNILKLNGKEQDFPKVCILSIVLAVVGLLFGFSISNYFIVPVLCMGMCTIPFVYIKFLGIRLKKQQTEELETALSIITSSYIRCENIVMAIEENKEYLNHPVKEVFDQFVLQANLVNPDIKKLLNNLKVQIDSTVFQEWCDAIIACQDDGALKSTLLPIVKKLSNIRLVSVRLDALLYAPVKEFISMAILLVGNVPLMYVINRTWFEILVYHTAGKLVLAISAAVIFVSGINVIKLSKPIEYKR from the coding sequence ATGATTGGATTTATGCGTATCTTAGCCTTCATATTATATATACTGGGCATATTTCTATTGTTAAAGCTTGAGCCATTGGAAGTCATTCAGGAGCTATCAAAACTATTTGATTCCAAAACTCATTTAAAGGACAGAATTTTGCTTGCACAGGGAAGAAAGAAGAAAAACATCTTTTATTTACTCATTGAAGAAACACAGAATATACTGAAGCTGAACGGAAAAGAACAGGATTTTCCGAAAGTTTGTATCCTTTCCATTGTACTTGCAGTAGTCGGGCTATTATTTGGCTTTTCCATATCCAATTATTTTATTGTGCCGGTACTATGCATGGGTATGTGTACCATACCTTTTGTCTACATAAAGTTCCTTGGAATTAGGTTAAAGAAACAGCAGACGGAAGAATTAGAAACTGCTTTATCCATTATAACATCCTCCTATATACGGTGTGAGAATATCGTTATGGCAATTGAAGAGAACAAAGAGTATCTGAATCATCCGGTGAAGGAAGTCTTCGATCAGTTTGTGTTACAGGCAAATCTGGTTAATCCGGATATAAAAAAGCTATTAAACAATTTAAAAGTGCAGATAGACAGTACCGTATTTCAGGAATGGTGTGATGCCATAATTGCCTGCCAGGACGATGGAGCATTAAAAAGTACCTTACTTCCCATCGTAAAAAAACTGTCCAATATACGATTGGTAAGTGTACGTCTGGATGCACTGCTTTATGCACCGGTAAAAGAATTTATCTCCATGGCAATTCTTCTGGTGGGAAACGTACCGCTTATGTATGTTATCAATCGTACCTGGTTTGAAATTCTGGTATATCATACGGCGGGTAAGCTGGTCTTAGCCATTAGTGCAGCGGTTATCTTTGTATCCGGCATTAACGTTATCAAACTATC
- a CDS encoding CpaF/VirB11 family protein, with amino-acid sequence MKDILASEMSEKGFQEVFSEVQSYISENFSTLITGEVEDTDITKEQLKNHIKKYLTDRKLVVKDMSMQETINHIYIEMTEFSILNQYLDSTRTDIEEININAWNDIKVTFSDGVTKSVEHFFNPQHCENIIRRLLNRESKMVLDKSRPIVRGHLLSKIRITVMGDGVIDSSIGLAASLRIVNPKKLKKQDFINNGTGTEEMITLLETLLQNGISMCITGETSSGKTTFMSYLLTTIPHKKRIFTIEEDVREFDLIAYDEEGKVLNNVVHTRTKKSDDPTKVIDQEKLLETAMTMNPDVICVAEMKGKESFAAQEAANTGHTVITTTHANSCRATYSRMENLCRTRTNMDSHTLKEMLKDAFPIIVFAEKLEDNVRRITEITECVRDSEGNSKIVTLYEYAVNETTKDSKGNIRIKGEFVKRNDISERVQKLLMKKGIRLNDMSFFGVKRKEAV; translated from the coding sequence ATGAAGGACATCTTAGCAAGTGAAATGAGTGAAAAAGGTTTTCAGGAAGTATTCAGTGAGGTGCAAAGTTACATATCTGAAAACTTTTCAACACTTATTACAGGAGAAGTGGAAGATACAGATATAACAAAAGAACAACTGAAAAATCATATCAAGAAATATCTGACAGACAGAAAATTAGTAGTAAAAGATATGTCCATGCAGGAAACCATTAATCATATCTACATAGAAATGACGGAATTTTCTATATTGAATCAGTACCTTGATTCGACAAGAACCGATATTGAAGAAATTAATATCAATGCCTGGAACGATATTAAAGTGACTTTCTCTGATGGTGTGACAAAAAGCGTAGAGCATTTTTTCAATCCCCAGCATTGTGAAAATATCATACGTCGTTTACTGAACAGGGAATCTAAAATGGTACTGGATAAATCAAGACCTATCGTAAGAGGACATTTGTTAAGTAAAATACGTATTACAGTTATGGGGGATGGAGTAATTGACAGCAGTATAGGGCTAGCGGCTTCCTTACGTATTGTTAATCCGAAAAAGCTTAAGAAACAGGATTTTATAAATAACGGAACCGGAACGGAAGAAATGATAACTTTACTGGAGACACTTTTACAAAATGGTATCTCCATGTGTATCACAGGTGAAACGAGCTCTGGTAAAACAACCTTCATGAGCTATCTGTTGACTACTATCCCACATAAAAAGAGAATTTTTACCATAGAGGAAGATGTAAGAGAATTTGATTTAATCGCTTATGATGAAGAGGGGAAGGTTCTAAATAATGTAGTACATACCAGAACGAAAAAGTCAGATGATCCGACCAAGGTAATTGACCAGGAGAAGCTATTAGAAACTGCCATGACAATGAATCCGGATGTGATTTGCGTTGCGGAAATGAAAGGCAAGGAAAGCTTTGCTGCACAGGAGGCTGCTAATACTGGGCATACCGTAATCACTACTACCCATGCCAATAGCTGCCGGGCAACCTATTCCAGAATGGAGAACCTGTGCCGTACGAGAACCAATATGGACAGTCATACACTAAAAGAAATGCTTAAGGATGCATTCCCTATCATTGTATTTGCGGAAAAATTAGAAGATAATGTACGCCGTATTACTGAAATAACAGAGTGTGTACGGGATTCGGAGGGCAATAGTAAAATAGTAACTTTATATGAATATGCAGTAAATGAAACAACGAAAGACAGCAAAGGGAATATCAGGATAAAAGGAGAATTTGTAAAAAGAAACGATATTAGTGAGCGTGTCCAGAAATTACTGATGAAAAAGGGAATACGGCTGAATGATATGAGTTTCTTTGGAGTAAAACGAAAGGAGGCTGTATGA
- a CDS encoding AAA family ATPase: MNKGTMIAVCGSKGCGKTTTSVKLAVKLAELKKEVILVLTDITAPDINVLLPAEKNINSMGNIWAIPDCSVDVIYKAFTTTKSNYIGILSYKNGENVFSNPDYTKENIMDIFMKIKNMADYIIVDCVDAFAYNVLSTVALELSDKVIRMGEATLKSFSYFDSNMKLLMDSRYKSSQHFKVLSKIKSYQAKDIAVSHLGEIQAELPYVEALEKEMLEGELFSLSDTKPMKSYYAGLQFLMDYINNTVTNTLPEAEDAKKEDTTRKEPPVLKNPFSKLNFNRKRKEDSE; the protein is encoded by the coding sequence ATGAATAAGGGAACCATGATAGCAGTGTGCGGAAGTAAAGGCTGTGGAAAGACAACCACATCTGTAAAACTGGCCGTAAAATTAGCAGAGTTAAAAAAAGAGGTAATATTAGTTCTAACGGATATAACGGCGCCGGATATCAATGTATTGCTCCCAGCAGAGAAAAACATAAATTCTATGGGTAATATATGGGCCATACCAGACTGCAGTGTGGATGTAATATATAAAGCATTCACAACCACAAAGTCAAATTACATTGGAATCCTATCCTATAAAAATGGTGAAAATGTATTTTCAAATCCGGATTACACCAAGGAAAATATCATGGATATCTTTATGAAGATAAAGAACATGGCTGATTATATTATTGTAGATTGCGTGGATGCATTTGCTTACAACGTGCTGTCAACCGTTGCGCTAGAACTGTCTGATAAAGTCATTAGAATGGGTGAAGCCACTCTGAAATCCTTCTCCTATTTTGACAGCAATATGAAGCTCTTAATGGACAGTCGGTATAAATCCAGTCAGCATTTTAAGGTACTTAGTAAAATAAAAAGCTATCAGGCAAAAGATATTGCAGTTAGCCATCTTGGGGAAATACAAGCAGAACTTCCCTACGTGGAAGCCTTGGAAAAGGAAATGCTAGAGGGCGAACTTTTTAGCCTGTCAGATACAAAGCCCATGAAAAGTTACTATGCAGGCTTGCAGTTTCTGATGGATTATATCAATAACACAGTAACCAATACTTTGCCGGAGGCGGAGGATGCTAAAAAAGAAGATACTACAAGGAAAGAACCTCCGGTACTCAAAAACCCATTTAGTAAACTCAATTTTAATAGGAAGAGAAAAGAGGATAGTGAATGA